The window AAATTCATCAACCACTTTCGCGCTATTTATACCATCCAATTAGAAGTTCAACCATCCGTTTTCAATCAAAAAGAACTCCTTCCGGAGTTCTATTCGGCGGTGAATTAATGGATGATACATAACTTATTTCAATCCTTTTTCTTTAAGAAACGCTTGCCATTGTTTCGTAGTTTCAACTTCAATCTTGTCTTGGCCAGCAGCTTTTAACTTGTCAATGTATTTAGGCAGTATGTCGTTGGGATCCACCGCCCCTGTTTCAAGAGCGACTTGGAACTCGTTGTTCACAGCAGTAGTATTCGCTTCCTCTGATTTAATTGAATCCTTATTAACACCAAATCCATAAGAAGCAGGAACCATCGCGCTATCATTTAGTTTGATTGTTTTCTCCCATACGTCAGGTGTTTGTTTCCCTTTCAAGTAAGCATTGAATTGATTGCCAAATACCCAGTCAACATTAGGAGCGTAGCCGGAATCTTTAATGGGTTCAATATATTTATCATCCTTTTTGATGTAGTGCTTACCTTCAATCCCGTTTGCAATCAGATTATATAACATTTTGTCTGTATTGAGAAGATTGATTAACATAAGCGCTCGTTCCGGATTTTTGGATGTTTTACTTATTACTTGCATAGCGCTAGCAATTCCGGTAAAGTACGAATCCGAAATTGGCACGTAGACAACCTCGTTCCCTCCGTTGTTGTTCATTTCATCGGCTTCACCGCCGGGTTTCGTTGTAAACTCAATACCAACCGCAACTTTGCCTTTCTTCTTCAGATCCGTAATATTTTTGAGAAGAGGAGCATCCTCGTTGATATAACCTGCCTGGTACCATTTGTGCATAGTAGTGTAGTATTCTTTCTTATTCTGAAGTTGTTCGATTTTAGTCAAGCTTTTATAGTCTTTATCATCCTTTTTGAAAACCACAGCAAGACCGTCCGCCCCTACTAAACCTGGGTCCGTATAAAGTCCCCATGAGTTCTGTGCCATTCCAAAAGGTATGACGTCCTTCTCGTTTTCCTTCAAGGTTTTTAAGAACGGCTCTATGTCCTTATAGGTTTTGATCGAGTTGATATCCAATTTGTATTTGTCGACGTACTGTTTTTGAATCACAAGACTTTTCGTCTTGGCTGCGATTTGGTAAACCGGGAACCCGTATACTTTGCCGTCGGCCGCTTTCATATCCGGCCAGAATTTATCTGGTATGTTTTTACGAGCTTCAGGCGCAAATTTATTGATCATATCATCCGTTATTTCCAGAAGGGCACCTTTATCGATGTTCGGCTGATAACCTAATAGCCAATATTTCGAACCCCATGCGAGGTCGAATGCTTCCCCGGAAGCCATGATCGTATTCAATTTAGGATCGTATTCATCAAATGAGAGCGGCTTTAAATCTACCGTTGCATTTATTTTGCTTTTTAAATATTTATTGATTTCATCATTAACCAGCTGTTGATCTTTTCCCGGAGGATTGCTTGGGTAATAAAAAGTGAGCTTTACATCGGGTAGTTTGCTTGTTGTCGGAGTTACAGCCGGTGCTGCAGATTCGGTTGGTGAAGCGTTTGGTGTCGTAGATTCAATTACCGTATTGGTCTTTGTACAACCGATGACAAGACTGAAACAAAGGAGGAAAAAAGCAAGCAGTGTTTGTTTTGATTTTCTACCATTTTTCAAAATAGACACCTCCATTTTTGTGTACCCCAGGAAAGTAACAGACGGTGAACCTTACTTACCTTTCACCTCCTCTCCTAACTCTTTAAAGATCCCACCGTGATCCCTTTCACAAAATACTTTTGGAAGAACGGAAAGATGATCAGCATGGGACCGCCCGCCAGAATAGCCATTGCCATCCTCACCGATAAAGTCGGGAAGTTCGTGAATTGTAACTTGCTTGCCGCCTCAGCTAACGGAGAGTTTGCTAAAAACTCAATTTGAGATAAGATTCTTACCAGCAGCAGCTGAAGAGGGACATACTTTTCATTGTCGATGAACAACAAGGCATTAAACCAATCATTCCAATAAGCAAAAGAAATGAATAATCCGAGTGTCGCGAGCGCTGGCGTTGAAAGCGGCAAGACGATGCGAAAGAAAATACGGAGCTCACCAGAACCGTCAATTTTAGCGGACTCAATGATTTCAATCGAAATTTTATCCAAATAGCCTTTCATGATCATGATGTTAAAAGGATTCAGCATCAAGGGAATAATTAATGCCATTAAGGTATTTTTCAAATGTAGATATTGGGTCATCAAGATATAAAAAGGGATAATTCCCCCATTAAAAAGCATTGTAAAAAAAATATAAAAAGTTAGAGGCCGATTATAGCGGAAATCCCTACGTGAGATAGGGTACGCCGACATTGCCGTCAATAGGAGTGAAAGGATCGTACCGATCACAGTGATCACAATCGTCACGCCATAACCCTTAAGTAGAAGTTCAGGCGTTTTCAATACAATCCGAAAGGCTTCCAAGCTCAGTTCTTTCGGAATAAAGCGATAGCCATTTTGAAGTAAGCTGTTTTCCGAAGTCACGGATACGGCAATCACCAGGAAGAAAGGCACCGCCATCAATAGACAAACGATGATGAAAAATCCGTTAATCACCCAATTCGATTGTTGATTTCTATTCGCTTTTTCCATAGTGCTCCTCCATCTAAAATAACGCGTTATCTTTATCAACTCGGCGTACGATGAAATTTGCAGTTAGTATGGTTATTAAACCAACCACGGATTGAAGGAATCCCACTGCTGCTCCGGAATTAATGTCACCCAGCTTTGAAAGTGCTCGATACACATAAGTGTCAATGATATCTGTCGTAGCCAAATTCGCGCCTACATTATTAGGTACAAAATAGTGCAGGCCGAAATCGCCTCTGAAGATATTACCAAGCCCTAATATAAACACAATGATAATTAAAGGTTTCAACAGCGGCAGCGTAATACGAGCCATCATCTGTATCCGTGAAGCTCCATCCAATTTTGCAGCTTCATAGTAATCACTATGGATACCTATTATCCCGGCGTAATAAATTAAAGTCGAGAATCCGACCCCCTTCCATACAGCAACCAGTGGTAAAATAAACATCCATGGTGTCGACTCGAAGTACCATTTATGCGGCTCAAAGCCAAACCATTTAAATAAAACATTGAGATACCCGTTCTTATGATCCAAGAAGGCATACGTAATGTAACCAACAAGTACGAGCGATATGAAGTAAGGGAGAAACATGGTTGTCTGGTAAATCTTGACCAGTCGGCCGCTCACCTCGTTAAGTAGAAGCGCGAAGAGCAGAGCTACAATCGTTCCAAGTAGGATATAGGTGATGTTATATAATATCGTGTTTCGTATGATTCTCCAGGCATCTTGCGATTTAAATATAAATTCGAAATTTTTGAATCCTACCCATTGGCTGCCAAAAATGCCCTTATCATACCTGAAATATTTGAATGCTAATATTAAACCAACCATAGGCACATAGGCAATGATGAGTTCGAACAAAATACCAGGTGTCGCAAGCAGCAGCAGCTCCCGATTTTTACGTAGATGTAGAAATTCTTGGATGAACCATCGTTTCTTGACCTTGTGTGTTTTACTCATCGCGATCCTCCCTCCTAAGGCTTATCATGGCAGATTTACATATGAACATATAGAATACGATGTTCGAAAAGTTGTACGATTCATGTGTAAAATGTTTGAATTCATGAACTTTTTACTTGGGAAGATGAAAAAACCGCCATCCGTTCACCTATTGGTGTAAGAAGTGGCGGTTCTGCATAATCATGAAATAGATTTTTTCATACGATATTCCTTCGGTGTGCTGCCAAATTTGGCCTTGAACAAACGGAAAAAGTAACTTGGATTTGAATAACCGCATTCTTCCATAATTTCTAGAACGGTATGATTGCCGCTTTCCAACAGAAGCTGTGCACGCCTCAAACGGACCTCATTGATATACTCCGTGATGGTCATCTTGAAGCTTTCCTTGAACAGTTTGCCAATATAGGCGGAGGATAGTTTGACAGTCAATGCGATCGATTGCTGGCCAAGGTTCACGTCCGAATACTTTTGATGGATCAATTCTTTTATTGTGTCAAGAATAAGGTCATTACGCTCCGTAGCCCCCGGTCTCTGGCTTTCACATATTTTCGCACATAAAGACAATAAGGTGAGATACATTTCCTCCAATGTTTCTTTTTCCTGCGTAATGTGGTGTATGTAATCCATGTTCATTGCAAATTTGGAGACACGATTGTCCATTATTTCTAATGCTGTATTTTTGATCACCCAAGCTAAATTAGTTACTGCCCGATGTATATCGTCATAATTGAATTTATTAACGAGTGAGAAGGCTTTTTCCAACTCGATTCCCGCTTCCGTCATTTGCCCTTTTTTCAATGCTTCTGACAACTTTCTCTCGATGGTAACGGGTATGGATACGAGCGAATTAGTTACATTTTCTTTAATGTCCTCAGTTGTAATGATCGACCTGTAACCAAAAATAATTTTGTACAAATTGTTAGTCAAAGCCTGTGTGTAGCCTGCCGACAAATGAGGCAGCTGTGAGATCCTGTCACTTATGCCGCAGGAGAGAGATAAACCGTAAAAATGATGAATAGTTAACTGAATTTCCCTAATAAGGTGAACGATTTGCTCGCTAACCGCATCGTTTGAGCTGCCATACATAGATACAATGAGGACAACGTGATCCCCCCAAACTTCCACTGCCTCACTAGGATAAACCTTTGACATGATTTCTTGTGCAATATTCACGATGGCGAAACTATACATTTTCTTGGAGGAAGTTGTTGTGTTTCTGTCATAAGTCAGAAAATGATCGATGCGAAACACACACACCTGAATTTCGTACTTAACTGAAATGTATAGATCATGTTTTTTAATCAGGTTCAAGATATCGTTATGGGAGAACATCTGACTATCCGTTAAAAACTTACGAATATAATATTTTTTGACGATTTGCTCCGAGCTGATTTCATGAAGCTTCTCAGATAATTTCAAATAACGTTCGCTCATGACATCGAACTCGTCGCCTTCGAGTAACCCGGGCAGCCTATCCCCTGCTCCATGAACTCGTATTCGTTTGAGCATATCTTCAATTGGGTGATACAGCTTATACGACAACCAGATGGATAACCCTATCGCTATGAGGAGAAACACACCTGAAAAACCTAACGATTTCACTCGCGTCTGCGTGACGTCCTCCATCAATTTCTCATAGGACTGGATATAAAGGATTGTCCAATCAGGAATAGGATCCTCCATATAGGTGATCATGCTTTTTTCACCTGAAATGTCACCGATAACAAACCCCGACGGACTCTTCGATTCTCTCTTTCTGCTTGTAATCATTTGTTGAATACTCAATCTGTTATATTCGTTGGAATAGATATTATTCGTATTCGATGAGTATAGTCGTCCTTCTCTATCCGCTATCAGAAGATCGCCCTGATCACGATTACTCCTGACATTCATCTTCTTCAAGCTATCAAATACCCAGTCTGATTTTATATAGAAAATAATAGCTGATTCATGGGTTGAGAAAGGTTTGAAGGAATCGGTGACGATAAAGGCAAACGTATCAATCTGCCCATCTTCTTTCTCTAAGCTGACAGGAATGAGCCTTGACGTTAGATGCTGATGCGATGGATCGAGCAGCCAATCCCTGATCTTTTTTTTCGTAACGCCGCCATCCAGCAAAAAATGGCTTGTTGTTCCGTAAATTTCATTCTGGGTGTGATTATAGATGGCCATGGAATGCAAAAAGGATGAGCTTTCCAATATGTTCGTCATTCTTTGGTAACCGCGAATCAAATCCATTTTGGGCAGCATATCATCAAACATAAGCGGAATTAGAAGATTGTCCTTAATGACGAAATACGATAAATGGGTAATGACTTCGTTCATATAGGAAAAGTTGTATTGAAATTGCGTGAGCACTTTTAGATTCGACTCTTCCTGAATGCTTTTAACCGATTTCTCTAAGATATACGTATTAGCAAGCGTCGAGGCCATCAGCACAATAACCATTGACAGCATGATAGAGATCAGAACTCGCTGCAAATATTTTTTGGATTTGTAAAACCCAAATATTTTCAAACGCACCAAGCCCCCTATGATGCTGCGATTTTACTGTGGTCCTATTTTCCCGAAGTCAATGTTCACCCAACCTAACCTATACGCAGGCGAATTCGGTTGGAGCCTATAATCACCTTCAGCAGCATGAATGAATAGTGGATCCGTGATTAACGTGTGCCCGTCAAATTTACCATTCAATAACGATCGCCAAGCCTCCCAATCATATTCACTTCTACCGAGGCGATCTTGTCCGCATGGATCTAACGGCAATTTACCAGCAACCTTGCATGGCCCCTCATCTTTCCAATACAAATTACGGTCAGCAGCAGCAAACTTATCCTTACGCCAATTTACGAAATAATACAAGTACCCGGAGTTATAAACGATGTTTCCATCAACCACGATCTCCTTATTTTCTTCCCCCGCCATCTCCTGAGTCCCAATGGCAGCAATTGCATGCGGGTTAGAGACAAGCAAGTTACCTTGAATCCGGTTACCGATTCCTTTTGAGAAAATCAGCATCCAGAGTTTTCCTTCTCCTGTGCTATACAGATGACTGAGTACATTATTGGTTACTGTAAAATAGTCAGACGCATCGTCCAAGTAAATACCAAATCCGTAGGAAAAATGAATGCCACTATGATGTAAGTGATTGCTGTGAATGACATTCCCTGTGCCCACGCCCCAAGATTCAAGTAATCCGCCATCCTGGCTATCTGTCATCACATTGGATATATCATTATAGGCAATGTGATTATTTCTTGTATGAAGAAAATCCCAGTGATTCTCCCATGTGACCGGAATCCCATAGAGGGTAGCGGGCATGACTTTGTGTCTTAATCCTTTAAGAGAAATCCCGTAGCGCGGCATATGAGCAATGGTGTTATGGGAGATATCATTATCCCCGCTTTGGTATAACAAGATCCCACAGCCATGCCCCACCAACTCGCCTCCATGTTTGATATAGTTATTGGTAATCCTATGTCCTTTGTTCGTATAAGAGGCTTCTGCTGTTGTAAAAGATCCTTGAATAGGGGAAAAGCCAGAAGCACAAATCCCGATATAACCAAGATGCTCGATATGATTGCCAGTCATTGTGATGTTTTGTGCGTAGTGATCCATAAAAATTCCACAGCTTCCCGAATTCCCTATCTGGCAATGGGAAATTTCGATATCCGCAGCGTAATTGATATAGATTAAGCCTTCTCTGTGCTCATCTCTTTCAACATTGTTTAATCCAGGCTCTTCTTGAATCATTTTATATTCACCGAAAAAGTCCGTACATGATAAATTCAAGCCCGAAAACGTGAGATGCTGTACCTGGCATTCATGATCGCCTCCTTTCAGCTCTATAAGCCTTGTGACGGTCGGTGCAATAATCTTTTGATGTAAAGGCTTTCCACTCTTGGGACGGTAATAGAGCCATCCCTCCGTTTCATCCAGATGAAATTGCCCAGGTGACTGTAGGAAATGGAGTGAGCCCTGTATGTAATAGCGTGAACCAACACCAATATCCCAGATAGAAGGATATTTGAATCTCACAAAACGCTGATCATAGTCAATCGAATCAATCTCTCTCATCTCCGAGAACCAATTCCATTCTCCTCTTCCTGGCCAAATAAATACCTGCGAATTCGTGAGATCGCTTCCAAAAGGAATTTCGTTTGAATGGAACTTGAACCCTTCAAGGTAGGATTCACCCGATTGTCCTTCTACTTGAAAATAACCGTTGGCTGGAAGTCTAGCTTTTGGGATACGATCTCCATCTACATAAAGCGTATGAAAGCTCCAACCTTGTCCGACCTTTGTTTTCCAAATGCTATCCTTATAAGGCTCCCAATGGGAAATCTGTTTTCCCCCAACTAATCGCGGTACTTCACCTGGGAAATTTCGATAAGAAACACGAAATCCATCTCTACCGGAATCGCGGTCGTCAAATTGCAAGGTTGCGTCTACAAAGTATGTTCCACCGCGAAGATAAACAGTTACATCCTGAGACATGCCGTCTTTAATACGTTCACGCACCACATTCTGAGCTTTATTAATGGTTAAGAATGGAGCCTCCTTACTGCCAGAATGATTGTCATCACCATTCGGAGCTACAACTAATATCGCTGTATGGAACATAGGAATCTCCTTTATACACATGATAACCTTATTTATGACTGCCCCCCCCCTATTTATGCCACCCTGAAGTCATGTTTTTTGCCCAATAATCGCAAAAAGCCGCAGTCAATAAAAGACTGCGGCTTAATTGCCTAGTTTAGGCTCGTTTTATGACTTTAATCCGCTCACAAGAACTTCAACCGCCTCGCTTAGTGGTGTAACCGGGCGACCAAGAAGTGTCTGAAGATCGTTGCTCTCTATGTCTAGAACGCCATCTCTAATCGCACTTTGGATGGCAACAAGAATGGGAACAACTTGTTCAGGAACCCCTGCACCGGCCATGATTTTACCATAAGTCTCATCGTCAACTTGCTGAATAGGAACTTCGCGGTCAAGGACCTCAGCCAGAACCGCTGCGAGATCCTCATGCGTGATCGGTGTGCCTGAGAGCTCATAAACGGTATTCTCATGTCCGTTACCTGCAAGCACAGCTGCTGCCGCTTGTGCATAATCGCCGCGAGAAGCCCACCCTACTTTGCCAGCCCCTGCCGAGGTCACGAGCGGTGCACCCGCCAATACGCCTTGTATCGTTCCAATCTCGTTTTCGATGTACCAGTTATTACGTAGAATTGAGTACGGGATTCCCGTTTTGCGAATCGCTTCCTCTGTCGCACGATGCACGGGCACGAGAAAGAGAGAGCTTTCCTCTGCGTTTGTAGCACTAGTGTACGCGATGAAACCAACTCCAGCGCGTTCAGCCGCAGATACAGCAGCTAAATGTTGACGAATTCGAGTTTCGTTATCCCCTTGCGTCGAAACGATAAGCAGGCGGTCAACGCCAGCGAAAGCTTTATCAAGAGATGCTGGATCATCAAAATCACCATGGCGCACTTCAACTCCCCGAGAACGTAAATCGGTTGCCTTCTCCGTGTCTCTTACGCTGACAGCTAATCTTTCAGCTGGTACGGATGCAAGTAAAGCCTCCACCACTTTTGATCCCAATTGTCCTGTTGCACCTGTTACTAGAATTTTCATTTGTAAATACCTCCATCAGATTATTTAATAATGAGTTAGAATCACCGAAGTTATAACCACATTGGTTACAACTAAGTTATAAAAATTAGCTCACTTAAGAGCTATTTTTATTTAAAATTAGATATGAGTTGTTGCAAGGAAACGTTAGACAATCTTTGTTCCATCGCGAATTGAGCGTCCCGCATTTCTGCACGGAGGGCAGATTCAATATTTCTTCCTACCGTACAGTTGGGGTTGGGATGGTTATGGAAATTGAACAACTCCCCATTCTCGATCACTTCCACTGCCCGGTATACATCAAGTAATGTAATTTGGTCTGTATCCTTACACAGCGAAGTTCCGCCAACTCCAGCACGTACTTCAACGAGTCCTGCCTTCTTCAACATCCCAATAATTTTGCGAATAATGACAGGATTCGTATTCACGCTGCCAGCAATGAAATCACCTGTACACTCCGTTGGAATAGTCGCAATTAACGACAGGATATGAACAGCTATCGAAAAGCGACTGCTAATCTGTTTCATTCATCATCACCCACTCGTTGTAACCAGTATAGTTCTAACAGATATCTGAGTCAAGCTGATCTTTCAGCTAAATCGTTTTTTTCGTTAAATGTTCCAAAATACGTTCTTTGATTTCCAATGGATTCTCAGTTTGAAAAACAACTTTTCCAAATTTATGATTCTTTAATTCAAGTATGATGACATCCTTATGATTCTCATAGGAAATGAAACACCATCTATCTCCGATCAGGAAACGTCCTTCTCTAATGTCAGCTATTGAAGTACCAACTCTAAATTGAAACATGGATAACTTAAAGTCATCTATTGAAACATTCCCTATATCCGAATACGGAATTTCAACATGTTGTTTTAACGCAGCAGCTCTAGTCAATCCCGATAGATGAAGAATAAGCGCATCCTTCGTAAATTCAATTGTTCTAGCCATTTTAACTACCTCCGCTTTGTATAGTTTGGATTTTCTTGTGGAAACACCTATAGTACGACTGAGTATGAGAAATCGTTCAACCATTTTAAATAATTCACTAAAAAAAGCTGCCCCTAAGGTCATTGACCTTGGGAGACAGCCCTAAACTTAATCTTCATTGCATGTTTACTCATTAATCTTTGAATCCTTAATAAGATCTTTCTTCCAAAAATCGATGACAATATGGTCTGCTAAACGCAATTAGTAAGAATCGTTGTTACGTAACAGCAGTAAGGTCCAATCTCCAATCGTTGCACCGCATGAAGCTCCCCGGAGGGTATTCGAAGCTGCACTCGGCGATGAATTTGAAACCGAGTTTCCGGCAAATGGCATTCGATGCGGGGTTATCGACTGACGGGAATGCGTGAATGTACCTGATCTTCGGTTCCGTCCTGGCGCTGGCAACAGCCGCCGCGGTTGCGGCGCTTGCAATGCCTCTGCCTTGGAAAGTCGGCAGAACGCCCCAACCGATCTCGTACACGGTCTCTTCCTTCCAGACACGTTCCCAGTACCCGATGTTGCCGACCGCTTCTAGTTCTGGAAGCAGAACGATGCTGAACATACGGCCATTCCCCTTGCCGCCAATCTCGACGTAGCGTTTGTGGCGCGCCAGGATCTGCTCCTCCGTTTCCGGACCACCCAAGTGTTCCAGCATCTCTGGTGCATTCATGCGATACAACAGTGCAAGATTAGCCTCTGCCCATGGCTCGATCCTTACCTGCTGCTCGTTCGTTCGAGTTAGCATCTTTCACACTCCTACTAAGGAATTCATGTCATAATAAGTACAATTTCATTTTACTTCTGAACCATTACCATCATCAAGTTCAAGCCTCCCCTCTTGTGCTTACAATTCTTGAAAAGTCGACCGAAAGACAGGAAAAAAGCCGGAGTCCTCTAATGGAGGCCCTACGGCTATCAAACTAACCAATTACGTATTCACGAAATCAGAAGTAGCTCGCCCCAAAGATTTCACAGCTGATTTGTTTAATTTATTTGCCCAAATGCAATAGCCCATCCCCACATAAGTCAATCCCCAGAAGAACGCGAACCATTTATTATCTGCGACTGGAATGACGATGGAGAGAATCATAAGCAAGAACAGTCCGGGAACCCAGCGCGGAAATACTTTAGCACGGAAGGTCAAGATCACGAATATCAAAGTGCCTCCCATGAAACCGATCATGCCAAACATTCTTGAAATGTTAACTAATGTACCCTCCGGCATAACCGCTTCCGCCCCACCTGCTGCAAATTGGGACCATACCATCGCAGTCGTTAAAATGTTCCCCACAATGATAAACAGGGTCGTAATGAATCCAGAGACTCCCGTTTCACGTGATTGTACCATATAGGTGACGATCGTCCCGACTGACATTAGAATACAAGCGATCAAACCCGTTGTCAGCTCTTGTGTGCTGTCCGTCCCCCAAATAATCGAAGCCGGCGTCATTCCCATTCGTGTAATCCCCGCCAGGATACAGATCATGCCTAACCATTTGATGACTTGCTTCTCATTCATTTTACCTCATCCTCCAAATCGAATTTGTGCTGCTATGCTATTTAGATTACACGGTGGGAAATCACGGAAAACAGAGCAGAGACTCCCGACTTTTCGGGAAACTTTCAAATCTTTTTCGGGAATAAGCAGGAAAGCTAATGGGAAATTATCCTTAATCCATTTTCATAAGGCCAGGGATCAAGCTATAATTAAATGAAAAAAGATTCTAATTAGGAAGGCGATTGTGGCATGTCGATGGAGATTGTCAAAGGAAGTAATCCAGAAATGCGAAATGAACGAAAAACAGCTTGGAGAATGTTGATCTTGCAGCTGTTTGTGCTTGTTTTCAGCTTGATAACAGCCGCGCTGTATATAGGCAGCATTCCGAAGTATTATACGGCTTTGGTACAAACATGTATTGTCCAAGGATGCGGCATTCTAGTCCCTGCCATGCCTTTGCCCGATCAGGGACTAAGCTTAGACAGCTATGCTCTCTTATTCGTGCTCATTGACTGCGTCTTTACGTTTGTCTTTTACTCCACTTCTGCTATTGTACTGTGGAAAGGTTTTCGGGAGCCGATGGGACTGCTTGCAGCTCTGGCTATGGTTTCTTTTGGTACGTCATTCCCTTCGTTGGTCATGGTTGCCTCTGAAGGTTCAACATTCGCCTACAGCTGGTTTATGTTTGTATCTATGTTTGGTTGGATTTCTTTGTCGTTATTTTTCTTTCTT is drawn from Paenibacillus sp. V4I7 and contains these coding sequences:
- a CDS encoding GNAT family N-acetyltransferase; protein product: MLTRTNEQQVRIEPWAEANLALLYRMNAPEMLEHLGGPETEEQILARHKRYVEIGGKGNGRMFSIVLLPELEAVGNIGYWERVWKEETVYEIGWGVLPTFQGRGIASAATAAAVASARTEPKIRYIHAFPSVDNPASNAICRKLGFKFIAECSFEYPPGSFMRCNDWRLDLTAVT